The Streptomyces rimosus genomic interval GAAGGCGTTGTCGTAGCAGGTGGCGAGGGCGAACTTCAGGCCGCGGTAGGTGAAGCGGCCGCCTGCCGTGGGCCCCGGGGTGAACAGCTCGTTCTCCTGGCCGTAGAGATGGTGCTTGTCGTAACGGGTCAGCAGTGCGCCGTCCGGCCCGTACACGAACGTCGCGATCGTCATCCCGTCCGCCGTGCCCGACGGGCCGCGCCCCGGGCCGTTGACCGCCGCGGCGACGCCCGCCGCCCGGCAGGCGTCGCGGACGGGGGCCAGCCGCGGGTCGTCCGGCGCGAGGACGCACCGCTCCGGACCGGCGGCTATCGCCTCCAGCTCATAGTCTGTCAGGCCCAGTTCGGCGAAGACGACCAGCTCGGCGCCGCGGCCCGCGGCCTCGGCGATCAGCCCGGCCGTCCGGGCCGCGTTGGCCTCGATGTCCCACGCGGCGGACGGAAATTGCGCTGTTGCGACGATCATTTCTCCATGGTGCCCGATGCCACTGACAACGCGGTGGTGAGGATGCTCCGCACCTGCCCGGTGATGGTGGTCCGGTTCCGTACGAAGTCGGGATCGGTGACCTCGCCGGTCTTCGGGTCGGTGTTCCCGGCGCCGAACTGGAGCACCGGCGT includes:
- a CDS encoding carbon-nitrogen hydrolase family protein, which encodes MIVATAQFPSAAWDIEANAARTAGLIAEAAGRGAELVVFAELGLTDYELEAIAAGPERCVLAPDDPRLAPVRDACRAAGVAAAVNGPGRGPSGTADGMTIATFVYGPDGALLTRYDKHHLYGQENELFTPGPTAGGRFTYRGLKFALATCYDNAFPEVPERAAADDCQVYLASSFHDSVERTDAYATLARDHGFDVLLANGTGPRSGGTGCGHSGIWAADGSCLARVTGEDGLALAEVGVAARPLPEGSEPAGISDGRVAG